One stretch of Akkermansia sp. RCC_12PD DNA includes these proteins:
- a CDS encoding O-antigen ligase family protein produces MPESTSSKPSAPRIAETAAGRTLTALLALFYTALATTAAGGEWHTFFIPSCFLTAALLVFCFCLIRGYKVPSPGLAGWLAAGLGGGYFFLRAWFSPWFYESVADLTLIVTALVMFMAGTCAGADSGKKSVLPTLAAVLGLLNAALWAYQNMTGTGTSWFRPDYSLFGTETDGTGLFGYKNFSAHFLSVTGFFLCAWSMASTKKWGIHLFAGLLLVVASFTCGSRAAFPNALIGVTLCFFIYTSSVFRNNRKFYTAAILFFLLLFFSTAYVVLDLTNGAGNLTSILDVFTFGNRITLSKLAWSLAEQAPLFGHGSRMFTNLAVEFFPFPNFPNFTHHEYAQAACDYGYTGLAVMLALLLLFISLGFRSVLRLASEHPQVNPLGPAAFCALCIAAAHAYGEFIWHNPALAGAAALCCGLSCTASFSRVKASRAGGRLVLGTGALLLAALSVWYACLAFPTWKASWQAVPASSPDGMPMLEQAAAASHDPDLVRRNILHAAGSSPASGTERLRQLERQEEQAELLSPGNHALMAAKGLLYMHQGRYREAERLLRPYVSFSRFDDRMYAWTTTYANVLYTWCISTAPHSPDKALSMALAVKDLMEKQVRFWNYYRIEDAAMRQEHAQRRNEVNMVIQTLQARGAVPDDSWKE; encoded by the coding sequence ATGCCAGAATCGACGTCCAGCAAACCTTCCGCTCCACGCATTGCAGAAACCGCCGCCGGCAGGACGCTGACGGCATTGCTGGCCCTGTTTTATACTGCCCTGGCCACCACTGCGGCAGGCGGAGAATGGCACACCTTTTTCATTCCGTCGTGTTTTCTGACAGCCGCGCTGCTGGTGTTTTGCTTTTGCCTCATACGGGGATATAAAGTGCCCAGCCCCGGACTTGCCGGATGGCTGGCCGCAGGACTGGGGGGAGGCTATTTTTTCCTGAGAGCCTGGTTTTCCCCCTGGTTTTACGAGAGCGTGGCAGACCTGACCCTGATCGTGACCGCGCTGGTGATGTTCATGGCAGGCACCTGTGCCGGAGCTGACAGCGGGAAAAAAAGCGTCCTCCCAACGCTGGCGGCGGTCCTGGGCCTGCTGAATGCCGCACTCTGGGCCTACCAGAACATGACTGGAACGGGCACTTCCTGGTTCAGGCCGGATTATTCCCTGTTCGGAACGGAAACCGATGGAACCGGGTTGTTCGGATACAAGAATTTTTCCGCGCATTTTCTGTCCGTTACCGGCTTTTTCCTGTGCGCCTGGAGCATGGCAAGCACCAAAAAATGGGGAATCCATCTGTTTGCGGGGCTTTTGCTTGTGGTTGCTTCCTTCACATGCGGCTCCCGCGCCGCTTTTCCGAATGCCCTGATCGGCGTGACGCTCTGTTTTTTTATCTATACTTCAAGCGTTTTCCGCAATAACAGGAAGTTTTATACGGCCGCCATCCTGTTTTTCCTGCTGCTTTTTTTCAGCACGGCCTATGTCGTGCTGGACCTGACGAACGGAGCGGGCAACCTGACGTCGATTCTGGATGTTTTCACTTTCGGCAACCGGATTACCCTTTCCAAACTGGCGTGGTCCCTGGCGGAGCAGGCCCCGCTTTTCGGCCACGGCAGCCGGATGTTCACCAATCTGGCCGTGGAATTTTTTCCGTTTCCCAATTTTCCCAATTTCACCCATCATGAGTATGCACAGGCCGCCTGCGATTACGGATACACCGGACTCGCCGTGATGCTTGCCCTGCTGCTCCTGTTCATTTCCCTGGGCTTCCGGAGCGTACTCCGGCTGGCGTCCGAACATCCCCAAGTCAATCCCCTGGGGCCGGCGGCCTTCTGTGCGCTGTGCATTGCCGCCGCCCACGCCTACGGAGAGTTTATCTGGCATAATCCGGCGCTTGCGGGCGCCGCCGCCCTGTGCTGCGGCCTTTCCTGCACCGCGTCTTTCTCCAGAGTAAAGGCTTCACGAGCCGGAGGACGCCTGGTTCTGGGAACAGGCGCCCTTCTGCTGGCGGCGCTGTCCGTGTGGTATGCCTGCCTAGCCTTCCCGACCTGGAAAGCATCCTGGCAGGCGGTTCCCGCATCTTCTCCCGACGGCATGCCCATGCTGGAACAGGCGGCCGCCGCCAGCCACGACCCGGACCTTGTGCGGCGCAATATCCTGCATGCCGCAGGGAGTTCCCCGGCTTCCGGAACCGAACGGCTCCGCCAACTGGAACGGCAGGAAGAGCAGGCGGAATTGCTCAGTCCCGGCAACCATGCCCTGATGGCGGCCAAGGGGCTGCTTTACATGCACCAGGGACGATACAGGGAAGCGGAAAGGCTGCTGCGTCCCTATGTGTCTTTTTCACGGTTTGACGACCGCATGTATGCCTGGACTACGACTTATGCCAATGTTCTATATACCTGGTGCATTTCCACCGCCCCCCATTCCCCGGACAAGGCCCTGTCCATGGCGCTTGCAGTAAAAGACCTGATGGAGAAGCAGGTGAGATTCTGGAACTATTACCGGATAGAGGATGCCGCCATGCGGCAGGAACACGCCCAGCGCAGAAATGAAGTCAACATGGTGATCCAGACGCTTCAAGCCCGCGGCGCGGTTCCCGACGATTCATGGAAGGAGTAG